DNA from Triticum aestivum cultivar Chinese Spring chromosome 7D, IWGSC CS RefSeq v2.1, whole genome shotgun sequence:
ATGTTGGTAGCAAATTTTgaggctggttccagcaaaaattaaAAACGATGGAAGCAAAAATAGAAAGAATTGGGTAGCAAAAAAGCGGAGACATTCCAGCAAAAAACAAGGTTCCAGCAAAACATtatatggttccagcaaaaacattgtgtggttccagcaaaaaatgagATGGTTTTCAGCAAAACATTGATATGCTTGTCGCAAAAAAATTACATGGTTCCAGCAAAATCTGattatggttccagcaaaaaaacacAAATGCAGCAAAAAACACCGTGGCCGCAGatttttgggtgggtgggtggtagcaaaaacatggtctggttccagcaaaatcaaagcatggttgtagcaaaaatcgATTGGAAAAACAGACCATGTCATgaagatggatgtagcaaaaatccATAAAACACCGGTAGTAACAAAAGCAAAAACAGATGTAGCAAAATGGTTCATCGGTTCCAGCATAAATTACCGTGGTAGCAGATTTTGGGGAGGGGGTGTGGGGGTGGGTGGTAGCAAAAACATGGACTGGTTTCAGCAAAATCAAAgcatggttgtagcaaaaatctGATGCGGCGGCCATGAAGAGCAGCGCAATCAGTTGCGGACGGCCATGGCGACGAGCGCTGATTGCAGCACCGTCGTGATTGCAGCTCGCTCAGCTCCGGCCATCGCTCGCAGCAGAGGATAGCTCTGTTCCCAGCACGCAACTAAAAGGTGAAGGAAAGAAGAGATGAGAGGAGGACGGCCTGAGAAAAATCCATGGCAGCGCCATGGAAACAGAGCAGCCAGGCAATGAAAGAGAGAAAAAGTTACAGGGAAGAAGATAAGACACGGGTGGTCCAGGAGCTTCGGGGCTGCGGGGAACGTGTGTGGACCAAATGAAAAGGTGGGGCTGGATAGAACGGTGCGGAGGGACGCGTGTCAGCAGATGGGCAGGCAATTTCAGTCTACATCTACGACTCGTGCGCGACCGGCTGAAACGTTCCGCCGGCGCACCGGCTGGAAACGTTTCCCTATAGCATAACTGAGACTTGGTTATGTCTCAGTCGACTCAGATTTAGCAACTCCATTCTTGATTAGCACCATGAAATCCATGTCCGATGGTTCATCCCGCCTTCCCATATGGTACACGAACTAACTGGTCACGATAATTGTTCATCTTATCACGTTTGCTCGGGTTACTTGGTAGCCTGGCTTCCACGTCCCATTCCCATCGTGAAAAAAGCCCGTCCACACGCATATATGCACACCACGCTCCTCACTAGCGCCTCGCTCTGCTCACGACCATTACTCAACCATCAAACAAATACCACCAGGCACCAGCCATGGCACTTGTGTAGCAGCCGCAAGAGAGGAAGATGGTGGGCTTGGGCGTGGGCGTCGGGACGGGGGCGTTGGGCTCCGTCATCGGCAAGCTCGCCACCTTGCTCGGCCACGAGTACACGATGCTCAAGAGGGTACGCAAGGACATCGCCTTCCTCGAGCGTGAGCTCCGCAGGATGCAGATCCTGGTGGACACACTGGCAGACATGGAAGAGCTCGACGAGCTGGCCAAGGACTGGAAGGGCACCATGCGCGACCTCAGCTACGACATGGAGGAGTGCATCCACCGCTTCATGCTCCGTCTTGGGAATGGTGACGCCAAGCCCAGGTTCAGGAAGAAGACAGTGCGCCAGCTCAAGACTCTCTTTGAGCGCCATGGAATCGGCAGCCAGATCAAGGAGCTCAAGGCCCGCGTTGAGGAGGAGAACCGACGGCGGCAGAGGCTAAACCTCGACAAGTATATTGTAAGTCCAACAAGGGTCGTGGCAATAGATCCCCGGTTAGCTGCGTTCCACGGAGTGGCCAAGGGCTTGGTGGCCATAGACGGCCTTAGGGACCAGGTTATCTCTTGGTTGACGGAGGAGAGCGAGCAGCTCAAGGTGGTCGGCTCTATCAAATGCTACCTTTGAATGATGTTGATTCCCCGAATATTGTTCTTTAAGAGAATTTTCGACTCAGAAAGCTCCTTCCCTCCTCAACTAGAAAAGGTTTCAGCCAGAGGCGGAGCCACTGGGGGGGCGAGCGGgggccagaccccccccccccccccccccccccatggatcGGCCACCCCCATGGATTTTTGGAGGGGACTAGTACTAATCTACCGTGTATTCTTTGATTAGTTCCGGCCTAGTAGCTACCAAAAGGCGCACAGGCCTTCTTTATTCTAGGCTGGCCCAAGCCAATGGCATGCGCGGTAGAGCCAATGTTGGCTGGCCCAAGCCCATGGCAAATAACCCAGAAAAGGCATTGGTTTTCCGTGATGGACGCATCAATCCAATCAGCGATTGATCAATGACCATGCGCAATAGTCGCATCTACACGTACATCCGTTCAGTTTCTCTTCGGGGCTGTTCGACGAtctgttgccgccgccgccgccgccgcccacacccAGGGCTTAATCAAGCGTTGCTATTGGCCGTCATCTCCACGCTAGGGCACAGTCACAAGCAATCTTTCAGAAGCACGGATCCCTCGATGCTTCGTTGAGCAAAGTTAACCAGCGATTTGGTCGCATGCCCGCCTACACACTGACCAGTTATTATGACGAGCACATGCATGGGACGGAGAGGGGATGGATTTGATACTCTATAAGGTATGTATTTTGGCGACCTTGATCACACGCAATTTGATTTTTTATGTTTAACTATGTCTGCACGTTAGTAAACTATCAAGTAAATTTGAGTGGTGTCCCAGGCAGTGATGATTTTTCTTTCAAAGGTGTATGAGTGCAAGCGAAATCAAGCCATTCAGTTATACATACAACGATTGGTCATGTTCGCATATCTTAAACATAAATATGATAATGTTTTGTAACAAGATACTTTATGCCATATTTTGGAGAACTTCATCTACGTGCTGTGTATGTGGAATTATTCAACACTATTAGCTATAGCTAGACATGCTTTATGCATGCCCGCCCAGGCAAAGTTAAATGTGACTGATATGTGGATATAGAACTCtttgatggtttgtgagacataaAAAAAAATTAGCTTCACCGTCGTCTCGCCCCCCCTATGtctaaatcctggctccgcccctggtttCAGCTAGGATCTTAAAAAAATGTGGTGGTCCGCCATTGGCTATAATTACCATTGCGAGTTTGCTAGCCAATAAACCTCAAAACGCAGATGAATGGGAGAGACTCCAATATTCCATTGGTGCAGGTCTTTCATATGAGAGTGATGATGGTGGAAAGGGTATGTCACATATATTGTTACTTAGTTATTGGAATCTCCCACACCACTTGAAGACTTGTTTGTTGTACTTATGTATATATCCAGAGGATGCGGAAATCTCGTGTGAAGAACTGAAATGGAAATGGATAGCCGAAGGGTTTATTACTTCAAAACAGGGAAATTTGAATCAAGAAGCAGAGAGTTGTTTTAATGAACTTTTCAACAGAAGTATGATCCAGACAGTTGATGTTGACAGTTTTGAAGAGAAATATTGTCAGGTTCATGATATGGTGCTTGACCTTATAATTTCTCGATCAACTGAAGAGAATTTCGCCACTGTTTTGAACGGTGTGTGCAATTCGTTGCCAACCAAGATGCGTCGACTCTCCCTGCAATCTAGTGGGCTTGAACAGAAAGGGACAATCCAATCCATCATAAGAAGCAAGTTACATGTTCGCTCATTGAATGTGTTTGAAGAAACAAAGGAGATACCACCACTTGTGGACTTCCTGTCCTTGCGTGTGTTTGATATATACAAGGATTATTCGTCGTGGGAAAACAAGCATATAAGAAATATAGGAAGTTTCTACCAACTGAGGTATTTGAGGATGCACGGACTAGGAATCACAGAGCTTCCTGCAGATATTGGAAAGCTACAGAACTTAGAGACACTTGATTTGCGGGGCAGTCGTATTAGAAGACTGCCATCAACAATATCCCGACTACAGAAACTGGTGCCCCTATTGATTGACAACGATGACTTTGTGTTTTCTGCTGATATGTTTGGGAACATGCGAGCCCTGGAGGAAGTGTCAGATATCTATAAAGTTGACAATCCTGAGAAATTTTTGGAAGAGTTTGGACATCTAACAAAATTGAGAAAGATTTCGATGAGTCGGTTATGGGGGTGGTGGCGTGTGAATTTCGGGAATGTTAAATGCTATCGAGAAACACTGGGGTCGTCTCTAAATAAGTTGGGTAAATACAACCTTCAGTATCTTCATACTAACGGAGATATGGGAAACATTATATTCAGGGATCCATGTTGCACCTTTCCACTCCTCCAAGATCTTAAACTAGTGCATGACATGGAAAGGGTTCCCAAGGGAATGGCCTCCCTAACCAACATCGTGAAATTGGAGATAGCAGTCACACAATCTGATGAGGAAGGTCTCCACATTCTCATGGGTATGCCTTCTCTCGCCTATCTGCAGCTATCGGTAGGGTTACGTGGCGTCATGAGTCCCATGAATGTTGGTAGTAACGGATTCAAGCTCCTAGAGGTGTTCCACTTCCACTGTAACATATCATACGGAGAAAAGGGGATAGAATTTGCAGCAGGTGCTATGACAGCACTCCGGCGGCTCCATCTTTCCTGGCGCGCAAGGCTAGTGAGGTTGAGGTATAGTGATGGTGTTGGCATGGGCATCCAGCATCTTTCAAGCCTTGCACAACTCCAGGTCGAAACTTGGTGTGTTGGTGCAACTCTAGAGGAGGTGGAGGCCCTGGAGGGTCCCGTTGAAAAAGCAGTCACCTTGCATCCCAACCGTCAGACTCTTCAACTCCATCTCCATAGAAAAGATGAACATCTTATGTTCAAGGACGAGGAGGAAAGAAAGAGGGGAAGGCCCGCTGGTTTCTTCATTCCTTTGGTCATGTTGGAGGAGAATGCGCTAGAGGTATACATCTTGGCCCGCTGGTTTCTTCATTCCACTGCACTACATCGTGTGATTTACGGATCCCCCCCTTTTTTCCTCCACAGCAGCAAGAAGATCAAGTAAGCTGAGCTACACGTTTGTTTCCCTGACTCCGTGCTCTGCCATTTACCACGGCTCTACAACTTATTTCGAGAATACTGATAGTGGACACCTTATACTAGGATGTTTAAAATGTCATCTGATTCACTGATTTATCTTACAATTTATTGCTTATCGGTGGGTGACTGCTGAGATTACACCTTATCTTTGCTATTTACCATTTGGACCAATTTATCGCCGTGACAAGCGATTAATCAGGAATCTAGAAATTAATTAGGCTGGGCCCCTATGGTCAGAAACCTTAAAACATGGCCTTCCCTTCAGTGGCCTCCCCCACAACACAGTTCATCCCCCATTCAACTGGACATGTGTTGTAGTGTTGTCCTATTTTATTTTTCAATGACTCATTGTTTAACATGTAATATGTAGTTATGTACTGATGTAGTGTTTTTCTATCTAAAGGCTGGAGCACACTGGTGATTGTTTCCATTTTTACATTATTATTGCTTGGAACCTGGGAATTGCAGCAAAAACTGGCTGATTAGTTGTCGATTGATAAAATCAATAATCGACTGATTTCCAATTAATTTCTAATCCTCAGCCGACCGAAACGCTAATGACAAGCGATATCCTCAACAGTGATACTAGCTATAAGACCTTTTGTTACATTGTGTGTGGAATAAAGGGTTTGGTGCATCAGGTTTTTCATCCCATTGTTTGTATTCAACTACGAGCACAAACATTGGGTTTTCCTGATGCATGTCGAACACATGACCTATTTTTCTTATTCTCTTCTTAGACATTTGCGTCCCTTATGCAAGTTTCTATTGCATGTGTCACCTAAGCTATTTTCTAAATCTTGTAAGCTATTTATGAAGGCAAGCATTTTATGCTTCGGCAACAAACTGAACTGACCGGCTGTAGTTTCCACgaaatgttgatacgtctccaacgtatttataattttgattgttccatgctattatattatctattttagatgtttaataggcatttatatgctattttatattatttttgggactaacctattaaccgcgagcccagtgccagtttctttttgttgttgcctattttagagtttcgtataaaaggaataccaaacagagttcaaacggaatgaaactttcgcgatgatctttcttggaccagaaggaaaccagaagacttggagatgaagtcggagacgcaacaagacatccacgaggcaggagggcgcgccccctacctcatgggcccctcgtggctctcctgacctagctccttcgcctatatatactcttataccctgtaaacatccaggggagccacgaaaccacttttccaccaccgcaaccttctgtacccgtgagatcccatctagggaccttctctggtgtcctgccggagggggattcgatcacagagggcttctacatcaacaccattgcctctccgatgatgcgtgagtagtttaccacagacctacgcgtccatagctagtagctagatggcttgttctctctctttgattctcaataccatgttctcctcggtgttcttggagatctattcgatgtaatattcttttgcggtgtgtttgccgagatccgatgaattgttatctatcaatattatttggttcttctccgaattcttatatgcatgatttgatatctttgcaagtctcttcgaattatcggtttagtttagcctactagattgatgtttcttgcaatgagagaagtgcttatctttgggttcaatcttgcggtgtcctttcccagtgacagtagaggcagcaaggcagtattgtattgttgccattgaggataaaaagatggggttttcatcatattgcttgagttaattcctctacatcatgtcatcttacttaatgcgttactctgttctttatgaacttaatactctagatgcaggaaggagtcggtcgatgcgtggagtaatagtagtagctgcaaaatcgtttcggtctacttgacatggacgtgatgcctatgttcatgatcattgccttagatatcgtcataactttgcgcttttctatcaagtgctcggcaataatttgttcacccaccataatatttgctatcttgagagaagccactagtgaaacctatggcccccaggtctcttttccattatattgaatctcttttacatcatactagtttccgagtactattttgcaatcttttactttccgatctacaaaccaaaaataccaaaaatatttactttacaatttatctatctctatcagatctcacttttgcaagtaaccgtgaagggattgacaacccctttatcgtgttgggtgcaagctgttgattgtttgtgcaggtattcagtaacttgtgcgttgtctcctactagattgataccttggttaccaaattgagggaaatacttacgctactttgctgcatcaccctttcctattcaagggaaaaaccaatgcaagctcaagaggtagcaagaaggatttctggcgccgttgccggcgagatctacgtcaagtcaagccataccaagtacccatcataaactcttctctcttgcattacattattcgccattcgcctctcgttttcctctcccccacttgtaaaacgattttcgaaaacaaTTGCCTTTttttcgcccctcttccgttcgtctctttttgtttgcttcttgtgtgcttgtgtgttggattgcttgctttgtcacgatggctcaagacaataccaaattgtgtgactttttcagtaccaacaacaatgattttattagcactccaattgctcccactactaatgctgaatcttgtgaaattaatgccgctttgttgaatcttgttatgaaagatcaattttctggccttcctagtgaagatgccgcatcccatctaaacaatttcgttgatttgtgcgatatgcaaaagaagaaagatgtggataatgatattgttaaattgaagctattaccgtttttgcttagagatcgtgctaaaacttgttttcatctttgcctaaaaatagtattgattcgtggatcaagtgtaaagatgctttcatctctaagtattttcctcccactaagatcatctcccttaggaaat
Protein-coding regions in this window:
- the LOC123169705 gene encoding disease resistance protein Pik-2 — translated: MVGLGVGVGTGALGSVIGKLATLLGHEYTMLKRVRKDIAFLERELRRMQILVDTLADMEELDELAKDWKGTMRDLSYDMEECIHRFMLRLGNGDAKPRFRKKTVRQLKTLFERHGIGSQIKELKARVEEENRRRQRLNLDKYIVSPTRVVAIDPRLAAFHGVAKGLVAIDGLRDQMNGRDSNIPLVQVFHMRVMMVERDAEISCEELKWKWIAEGFITSKQGNLNQEAESCFNELFNRSMIQTVDVDSFEEKYCQVHDMVLDLIISRSTEENFATVLNGVCNSLPTKMRRLSLQSSGLEQKGTIQSIIRSKLHVRSLNVFEETKEIPPLVDFLSLRVFDIYKDYSSWENKHIRNIGSFYQLRYLRMHGLGITELPADIGKLQNLETLDLRGSRIRRLPSTISRLQKLVPLLIDNDDFVFSADMFGNMRALEEVSDIYKVDNPEKFLEEFGHLTKLRKISMSRLWGWWRVNFGNVKCYRETLGSSLNKLGKYNLQYLHTNGDMGNIIFRDPCCTFPLLQDLKLVHDMERVPKGMASLTNIVKLEIAVTQSDEEGLHILMGMPSLAYLQLSVGLRGVMSPMNVGSNGFKLLEVFHFHCNISYGEKGIEFAAGAMTALRRLHLSWRARLVRLRYSDGVGMGIQHLSSLAQLQVETWCVGATLEEVEALEGPVEKAVTLHPNRQTLQLHLHRKDEHLMFKDEEERKRGRPAGFFIPLVMLEENALEISLLQVTVKGLTTPLSCWVQAVDCLCRLNFASRNLLDSVAGGTFMEITLGEATKLLDNIMVNYSQWHTERSTSKRVHAIEEINVLSGKMDELMKLFANKSVSSDPNDMLLSTLIENNSESTDVNFVGRNNFGNNAYRCNFNTMPFPNNSSNNYGNSYKNSYGNFNKMPSDFENNIKEFMSSQKNFNALIEEKFLKIDDLARNVDRISLDVDSLKLRSIPPKHDINESLKAMRISIDECKEKTAKMRAKKDCFQVSGKDLMDYGIRSGKSVSLRMPKA